Proteins encoded within one genomic window of Sphingosinicella ginsenosidimutans:
- the pyrH gene encoding UMP kinase — protein sequence MPSRPRFNRILLKLSGEALMGDGQFGIDPETVGRIAGEIKVARDDGHELCLVVGGGNIFRGLAGAAKGFDRASADYMGMLATVMNALALQNALEKIGVDTRVQSAIPMATVSEPYIRRRAVRHMEKGRVVIFAAGTGNPFFTTDTAAALRAAEMGCDALFKGTSVDGVYDADPKKVATAKRYETVTFNQVLADDLKVMDASAIALCRDNNIPIVVFNIREQGNLARVLGGGGTFTVVEN from the coding sequence ATGCCGTCGCGCCCGCGCTTCAATCGTATTCTCCTGAAGCTTTCGGGCGAGGCCCTGATGGGCGATGGCCAGTTCGGCATCGATCCCGAGACGGTCGGTCGCATCGCCGGCGAGATCAAGGTCGCGCGCGACGACGGGCATGAGCTGTGCCTCGTCGTCGGCGGGGGGAATATCTTCCGCGGACTCGCCGGCGCGGCCAAGGGGTTCGATCGGGCCAGCGCCGACTATATGGGCATGCTCGCGACGGTGATGAACGCCCTCGCGCTCCAGAATGCGCTGGAGAAGATCGGCGTCGATACGCGGGTGCAGTCGGCGATCCCGATGGCGACCGTCTCCGAACCCTATATCCGCCGCCGCGCCGTGCGGCACATGGAGAAGGGCCGGGTGGTGATCTTCGCCGCCGGCACCGGCAATCCGTTCTTTACCACCGACACGGCCGCTGCCCTCCGCGCTGCCGAAATGGGCTGCGACGCGCTGTTCAAGGGGACCAGCGTCGACGGGGTCTACGATGCCGATCCCAAGAAGGTGGCGACCGCGAAGCGTTATGAAACAGTCACTTTCAATCAGGTCCTCGCGGACGATCTGAAGGTGATGGATGCCAGCGCGATCGCGCTGTGCCGCGACAACAATATCCCGATCGTGGTGTTCAACATCCGCGAGCAGGGCAATCTCGCCCGCGTGCTCGGCGGTGGCGGCACGTTCACGGTCGTCGAGAACTGA